One Cellulomonas sp. NS3 genomic region harbors:
- a CDS encoding helix-turn-helix domain-containing protein — translation MSSDQPARVRFLTVAEVADVMRVSKMTVYRLLHSGEMPAVRVGRSFRVPQDALDHYLRTAALDRDRLTS, via the coding sequence ATGTCGAGCGACCAGCCAGCACGCGTGCGGTTCCTGACCGTCGCGGAGGTCGCCGACGTGATGCGCGTGTCGAAGATGACCGTGTACCGGCTGCTGCACTCGGGCGAGATGCCGGCGGTCCGCGTCGGGCGCTCGTTCCGTGTCCCGCAGGACGCGCTCGACCACTACCTGCGCACGGCGGCCCTCGACCGGGACCGCCTGACGTCCTGA
- a CDS encoding 30S ribosomal protein bS22 — MGSVIKKRRKRMAKKKHRKLLRKTRHQRRNKK, encoded by the coding sequence ATGGGCTCCGTCATCAAGAAGCGCCGCAAGCGGATGGCCAAGAAGAAGCACCGCAAGCTGCTGCGCAAGACGCGCCACCAGCGCCGCAACAAGAAGTGA
- a CDS encoding acetoin utilization protein AcuC — protein sequence MADVRVVWSPELLAYDFGDGHPMNPLRLDLTMRLADALGLLGDGAGVRVVGAEPVGDDVLETVHEHDYVVAVRAASDGGSGDLLRGLGTTDDPVFRGMHDAAARIVGGSVDAVLAVWEGRALHAVNLTGGMHHAMPGAASGFCIYNDAAVAIRRLLAAGAQRVAYVDIDAHHGDGVQKVFWDDPRVLTVSVHESGHTLFPGTGHAREVGGPGAQGSVVNVALPARTSDAGWLRAIDGVVPAVVRAFEPEILVTQHGCDAHVEDPITNLDVSIDAERVAAERLHELAHELTGGRWIALGGGGYAVVDVVPRAWANVIGIASHHPVPATTRIPEQWQVEVEARYGRRGPGSMSDGQDARFRPWSAGYDPSDDVDRAVRATRTAVFPLLGLDPDHD from the coding sequence ATGGCGGACGTGCGGGTCGTGTGGTCCCCCGAGCTGCTGGCGTACGACTTCGGCGACGGGCACCCGATGAACCCGTTGCGCCTGGACCTCACGATGCGGCTCGCGGACGCCCTCGGGCTGCTCGGCGACGGGGCCGGCGTCCGCGTCGTGGGTGCCGAGCCCGTGGGCGACGACGTGCTGGAGACGGTCCACGAGCACGACTACGTGGTCGCCGTGCGCGCGGCGTCGGACGGCGGGAGCGGGGACCTCCTGCGTGGCCTGGGCACGACCGACGACCCGGTGTTCCGGGGCATGCACGACGCCGCGGCGAGGATCGTCGGCGGCAGCGTCGATGCGGTGCTCGCGGTCTGGGAGGGCCGCGCGCTGCACGCCGTGAACCTGACCGGCGGCATGCACCACGCGATGCCGGGCGCGGCGTCGGGCTTCTGCATCTACAACGACGCCGCTGTGGCGATCCGGCGGCTGCTCGCGGCGGGGGCACAGCGGGTCGCCTACGTCGACATCGACGCGCACCACGGCGACGGAGTCCAGAAGGTGTTCTGGGACGACCCCCGGGTGCTCACCGTCTCGGTCCACGAGAGCGGCCACACGCTGTTCCCGGGCACGGGTCACGCGCGCGAGGTCGGGGGGCCGGGTGCGCAGGGCAGCGTCGTCAACGTCGCGCTCCCCGCGCGCACGAGCGACGCCGGCTGGCTGCGGGCCATCGACGGCGTCGTCCCCGCCGTCGTGCGGGCCTTCGAGCCCGAGATCCTCGTGACCCAGCACGGGTGCGACGCCCACGTCGAGGACCCGATCACGAACCTCGACGTGAGCATCGACGCGGAGCGGGTCGCGGCCGAGCGGCTGCACGAGCTCGCGCACGAGCTCACGGGCGGGCGGTGGATCGCGCTCGGCGGCGGCGGGTACGCGGTGGTCGACGTGGTCCCGCGCGCCTGGGCGAACGTCATCGGCATCGCGTCGCACCACCCGGTGCCGGCGACGACGCGCATCCCGGAGCAGTGGCAGGTCGAGGTCGAGGCCCGGTACGGGCGGCGGGGTCCGGGCAGCATGTCGGACGGCCAGGACGCGCGGTTCCGGCCGTGGTCGGCGGGCTACGACCCGTCCGACGACGTGGACCGGGCGGTGCGTGCGACGCGCACGGCGGTGTTCCCGCTGCTCGGGCTCGACCCCGACCACGACTGA